GAGTCTCTGGATCGCTGGTCGGCGTAGTCGCTGCGACCTTCCTCGTACTTTGACGTTGATTCAACTGCATTGACAATCGCCCTTGCCTCCCTCTACACTTCGAAACAGAACATGTGTTCTATTTTTCTCGAGAAGATGGGAGGCCACGGAATGTCCAGCCCAACAAGGAGGCGAACCCCGCAGTTTTCGCCTCCGCGGGAGAAACCTACCCGCTGGGAATGTCACTGCCAGGAACCACCGGTGCTTCTGGCCACCTACGATCGCAGCGGACGCGTCAATATCAAGGCGCGTGACCGTTACTGGAATGTCAGCAGTCCAGTCCACACCGTCTGCCCCAAGTGCGGCGCAGAGCATTTTCTCGACTTGCCAGCCGACGACGCGCTTTTTGCCCCAGTCCCCTGATCCCCGACGCTCGAGCTCCGAAGAGCCTCCCCAGCGCTGAAGCGCGCTCCCGCATCCGCGGGACCTTCAGACAAGTTGGCGCTGCCCGCATGTGGGCAGCGCTCGCTCACCAGGGAGAATGGCTCATGCTGCCCCGTGCAGATCATCCAATCCACACGAATGTTCGTCCACCTCTCGTGCCGGTCCTTCCCGCTCGAGGGCTGATCGAACCAGATCTCGACCGCATCGTGTCCGCGCTCGTCCGTGCGCGTGACTCCTCCGATGCGGCCCTGCGGGACGCATTGTTCGATGCCTATGCCGCTCGGCTGCACCACATTCTGATTCGGCTCTGGTATCGGAGTCTCTCCGGGTTTGGCTGCGAGCTGGACGACCTCGAGCAGGAGCTCTACTTGATCTTCATCGAGCTGCTCGACAACTGGTCGGGTTCCGGTTCGTTCTCCGCCTATGTGCACGGCGCAGTGCCCTGGCGGCTCTATGACGCCGCTCGCAGACTGGCCCCGCGCGATCGGCCGTTGGGCGACCGTCCCGTTGCCGCGGCGAACGTCGATCTCTCACAAAGCGACGCCGGCATGGTTCTCCTTCTGGAGGAACTTGCGCTTCGGCTCTCACCGTTCGAGCGGGAGCTCCTGCTCCTGCATGTTCGCGATGGGATTCCGCTCTCACGGATTGCGGCGCAGCGCGGCGCAAGCGCCCGCACGATGCGGCGGGCATGGCTGCGATTGCAGCAACATCTCCGGCAAGAACTCGCGTCCGAGACGCGTGCTACCATCGGGCAAACACGCCAGTGAAGCGTGCGATCCACCCGGCTCTTCCACAACGAAAGGACCAAGTCCGACGGTGGTTACGAAAGAAAACGGCAACCGGCTCGATACGACGAATCGTGCAGTCGATCAAATATTCCCGAATGTGATTGCCGCGCTCGGCGGGACGCCGATCGTGCGCCTCAATGCGGTCACGCGCGGGATTCGCACCCCGGTCGCAGCCAAGCTTGAGATGACCAATCCAGGCGGATCGGTCAAAGACCGCATTGGCATCCGCATGGTCGAGGAAGCGGAACGAAAAGGCTGGCTCCGGCCGGGTGGAACCATCGTGGAACCAACCTCGGGCAACACCGGGGTCGGGCTTGCGATGGCCGCGGCAGTGCGCGGATACCACTGCATCTTTGTCATGCCAGACAAGGTTGCCCCTGAAAAGGTGGCTCTGCTGCGCGCCTACGGCGCAGAGGTTGTCACCACTCCAACCGCGGTGGAGCGTGACTCGCCCGAGAGCTACTACTCGGTGGCCGACCGGCTCACCCGCGAAGTGCCGGGAGCCTTCCAGCCGAACCAATACTTCAACCCGATGAATCCCAGGACGCACTACGAATCGACCGGTCCGGAGATCTGGGAACAAACCGGCGGCAAGGTGACCCATTTCGTGGCAGGCGTCGGCACCGGAGGAACGATCAGCGGCATCAGCCGCTACCTGAAGGAGCAGAACGCGGCTGTCCAGGTCATTGGCGCAGACCCCGAGGGATCGATCTACACCACCGATCAGTTGCACACCTACAAGGTCGAAGGCGTCGGTGAAGACTTCTGGCCCGGCACGTTCGACCGCAACAGCGTCGATACGTGGATTCAGGTCTCCGATCGCGACTCATTCCTGACCGCGCGGGCGGTTACCCGCCAGGAAGGGATTCTGATCGGCGGATCGGGCGGTCTGGCGGTTTGGGCGGCGTTGAAGGCCGCGCGCGAGATAGATGACCCTGACGCGCTCGTGGTCGTTCTGCTGCCGGACAGCGGTCGTGGATACCTGTCGAAGCTGTACAACGACGACTGGATGCGCGAAAACGGCTTCCTCTCGCGTTTCAGCGGGCCGACTCGGCTGGGCCAGTTGATACCGGGGTTCAGCCCGGATATGCCAGATGTCATCGCCGTCGCCTGTGACGACACGATCGAGCATGCCATCGAAGTGCTCCGCTTCCATGAGATCAGCCAGGTGCCGGTGGTTCGAACGCGTCCAACCGATGGAATTGAGATTCAGTCGATCGTCGGGTCGATCCAGGAACGCACCCTGCTCGATCATCTCTTCCGGAACCCGGAGATCGTGACGCAACACGTGAGCACCATCATGGACGCCCCGTTCAATCTGGTCGACGCGAGCGAGGAGATCGAGCGAGTCTTCCCGCTTTTTGGCAGCGGCGCGCCCGCGGTGCTCGTGCAACGTGAGGGGAAACTGGTGGGCGTCGTGACGCGTTCAGACTTGCTGGAATTCGCCGCCCGGCAACCGAAACGAAGAGACTGGTAGCAGATACGGAGGTTTGGAATGACGGAACACGATTGGAACGGCACCCGATTCGAGACGCGCGCGATCCACGCTGGACAAGACCCCGATCCTGCGACCGGGGCAATCATCACCCCGATCTATCAAACCTCGACCTTCGTGCAGGAGGCGGTTGGCGAGCACAAGGGATATGACTACGCCCGTTCGGACAACCCGACCCGAACCGCGCTCCAGACGGCGCTCGCCTCGCTCGAGGGTGGCGCGTGGGCGCTCTCGTACGCCAGCGGGCTCGCTGCCGCGCAGAACCTCTTCTATCTGGTGCGTCCCGGCGATCACATTCTGCTGTCGAACGACGCGTATGGAGGCACCTATCGCCTCGTGGCGCGGGTGATCGCGAACTACGGCATCGATTTCGACCTCGTCGAGATGAGCGACCTGGATGCGGTGCGCGCCGCAATGCGGCCAAACACCAAGCTCGTCTGGGTCGAGACTCCAACAAATCCATATCTCAAGATCGTCGATATTGCCGGAGTTGCCGAGCTCGCCCATAACGGCGGAGCGCGGCTGGTGGTGGACAACACGTTCGCGTCGCCCTATCTGCAGCAGCCACTCTCACTCGGAGCCGACTTCGTGCTCCACAGCGCCACCAAGTACCTGGGCGGACACTCCGACGTGGTCGGAGGGGCGGTGATCGGGAACGACCAGGAGACCTACGGAACGCTCAAGTTCCTGCAAAACGCCGCCGGAGCAGTGCCTGCCCCGTTCGACACCTGGCTCATCCTGCGAGGGATCAAGACGCTCGGGGTGCGTATGGACCGCCATTGCGCGAATGCGCGCGCAGTTGCCGAGTTCTTGCAGG
The nucleotide sequence above comes from Thermomicrobiales bacterium. Encoded proteins:
- a CDS encoding sigma-70 family RNA polymerase sigma factor; translated protein: MLPRADHPIHTNVRPPLVPVLPARGLIEPDLDRIVSALVRARDSSDAALRDALFDAYAARLHHILIRLWYRSLSGFGCELDDLEQELYLIFIELLDNWSGSGSFSAYVHGAVPWRLYDAARRLAPRDRPLGDRPVAAANVDLSQSDAGMVLLLEELALRLSPFERELLLLHVRDGIPLSRIAAQRGASARTMRRAWLRLQQHLRQELASETRATIGQTRQ
- a CDS encoding cystathionine beta-synthase, giving the protein MVTKENGNRLDTTNRAVDQIFPNVIAALGGTPIVRLNAVTRGIRTPVAAKLEMTNPGGSVKDRIGIRMVEEAERKGWLRPGGTIVEPTSGNTGVGLAMAAAVRGYHCIFVMPDKVAPEKVALLRAYGAEVVTTPTAVERDSPESYYSVADRLTREVPGAFQPNQYFNPMNPRTHYESTGPEIWEQTGGKVTHFVAGVGTGGTISGISRYLKEQNAAVQVIGADPEGSIYTTDQLHTYKVEGVGEDFWPGTFDRNSVDTWIQVSDRDSFLTARAVTRQEGILIGGSGGLAVWAALKAAREIDDPDALVVVLLPDSGRGYLSKLYNDDWMRENGFLSRFSGPTRLGQLIPGFSPDMPDVIAVACDDTIEHAIEVLRFHEISQVPVVRTRPTDGIEIQSIVGSIQERTLLDHLFRNPEIVTQHVSTIMDAPFNLVDASEEIERVFPLFGSGAPAVLVQREGKLVGVVTRSDLLEFAARQPKRRDW
- a CDS encoding cystathionine gamma-synthase, yielding MTEHDWNGTRFETRAIHAGQDPDPATGAIITPIYQTSTFVQEAVGEHKGYDYARSDNPTRTALQTALASLEGGAWALSYASGLAAAQNLFYLVRPGDHILLSNDAYGGTYRLVARVIANYGIDFDLVEMSDLDAVRAAMRPNTKLVWVETPTNPYLKIVDIAGVAELAHNGGARLVVDNTFASPYLQQPLSLGADFVLHSATKYLGGHSDVVGGAVIGNDQETYGTLKFLQNAAGAVPAPFDTWLILRGIKTLGVRMDRHCANARAVAEFLQEQEIIEQVFYPGLASHPGHEVAARQMRDFSGMVSFTTRGGYEAAKAFVETTRVFQLAESLGGVESLIEHPGQMTHLSVAGTGAAVADNLVRLSVGIEHIDDLIGDLEQAIAVVSQKFAAHV